From a single Desulfobulbaceae bacterium DB1 genomic region:
- a CDS encoding 3-phosphoglycerate dehydrogenase has protein sequence MGKFRIRIANKIALEGLALLGNNYHVTQDEKDPHGLLVRSSKVDTDQFPSLLAVARAGAGVNNITVDRATERGICVFNTPGANANAVAELVFVMAGIGARNIHHGIEFCRGLASLPDDELTKEVEAKKSAFRGFELAGKTLGVLGLGQIGVRVANGGAQRRMRTIGFDPSPTLANIHMLSPDVILSRSLSEVVEKANILSLHMPYNDKTKGFVNQAFLARLPDGAMLINYARGGVVVDDDVRQALDSGKIGCYITDFPSAALIGHAKVITSPHLGASTEESEEHCATMAVNELKAYLERGSVTHSVNFPNIESIPGDSSHTRIIMINRDKPGMIGFASQTLGSHGINIASYLNESNGRIGYNIIDLESAVPADVVSLIEAHPDVIRTRVITVR, from the coding sequence ATGGGAAAATTCCGCATCAGGATCGCCAATAAAATTGCCTTGGAGGGGCTCGCTCTCCTGGGTAACAACTATCATGTCACCCAGGACGAGAAGGATCCGCATGGTCTTCTTGTTCGGAGCAGCAAGGTCGATACTGATCAGTTTCCTTCCCTGCTTGCCGTTGCCAGGGCCGGGGCTGGTGTCAATAATATAACGGTGGATCGCGCCACGGAAAGGGGAATCTGTGTTTTTAATACCCCGGGGGCAAATGCCAACGCGGTGGCTGAGCTGGTTTTTGTCATGGCTGGAATCGGAGCGCGTAACATCCATCATGGCATAGAGTTCTGCCGGGGATTGGCATCCCTCCCTGATGACGAGCTGACAAAAGAGGTGGAGGCGAAAAAGTCCGCCTTCCGTGGTTTTGAGCTGGCGGGCAAGACGTTGGGCGTTCTCGGCCTGGGGCAGATCGGTGTCAGGGTGGCCAACGGCGGTGCCCAGCGACGGATGCGTACCATCGGTTTTGATCCGAGTCCGACGCTTGCCAATATTCACATGCTGTCGCCGGATGTCATTTTGTCCCGCTCTCTCTCCGAGGTAGTGGAAAAGGCGAATATCCTTTCCCTGCACATGCCGTACAACGACAAAACCAAAGGCTTTGTCAACCAGGCGTTTCTTGCCCGACTGCCGGATGGCGCCATGCTGATCAATTATGCCCGGGGCGGGGTGGTGGTGGACGACGATGTGCGGCAGGCGCTCGATTCAGGAAAGATCGGCTGCTATATTACCGATTTCCCGTCCGCGGCGCTCATCGGCCATGCGAAGGTGATTACCTCTCCCCATCTGGGCGCCAGCACCGAGGAATCGGAAGAGCATTGCGCCACCATGGCGGTGAATGAGTTGAAGGCGTATCTGGAACGCGGATCCGTCACCCACAGCGTCAATTTCCCCAACATCGAATCCATTCCGGGCGACAGTTCCCACACCCGGATCATCATGATCAATCGGGACAAACCCGGGATGATCGGTTTTGCCTCACAGACCCTAGGGTCCCATGGAATCAATATCGCAAGTTATCTCAATGAAAGCAACGGCCGGATCGGGTATAACATTATTGATCTGGAAAGCGCCGTTCCGGCTGATGTTGTCAGTTTGATTGAGGCCCACCCCGATGTGATCCGCACCAGAGTCATCACCGTGCGGTAA
- a CDS encoding ferrous iron transport protein B, with protein sequence MVSAVTIALAGNPNSGKTTLFNALTGSRQHVGNYPGVTVEKKEGSYLLEEQKINIVDLPGTYSLTAYSEEEVVARDFLVFEKPQVIVNIIDASNLERNLYLTTQFFELGIPIIIALNMIDAARDRGIEVKADRLAEFLGVPVVPIIARSGYGTRTLMEETVRLAARKKEWNPKRISYGEDLDSTLLDLEEKIGSANFLAEVYPTRWVAIKYLEKDQQILERGREENPALSFELEQAVDSVSRHLRETMDTYPEAMVADHRYGYIKGIVKKGVIAHKYDKDRLYTSDRIDKVLTNRFLGPLFMGLVLFGLYKFTFTYSELPVAWLEILFGKLSSAVEGLLPDGYLKSLVVSGIIDGVGGVLGFVPLIMFMFFGIAILEDSGYLARVAFMLDRIFRIFGLNGSSVMAYIVSGGIAGGCAVPGVMATRTLRSPKERMATLLTAPFMNCGAKLPVLALFIGAFFSENQAQYMFLFTMLSWLVALLVAKFLRMTVLRGESTPFVLELPPYRFPTLRGLFIHTWEKTWQYIKKAGTVILGFSIVIWAMMTFPGLPDSEKEQFARQRQQVEAAFPAMVVGGENVTILETEREERNRQLVAIDQAEAKKKLRYSAAGRIGTALESISSLAGFDWRTNIALIGGVAAKEVILSTLGTAYSLGGDNQQDDSLAETLGKDPGWNAVKALSVLLFISYYAPCFVTVICISREAGSWKWGAFSMIFNTLFAFLLSVVVYQVGSFFC encoded by the coding sequence ATGGTTTCAGCAGTGACAATCGCCCTTGCCGGCAATCCCAACTCAGGCAAAACCACCTTGTTCAACGCCCTCACCGGATCCCGCCAGCATGTCGGCAACTATCCCGGCGTCACTGTTGAGAAAAAGGAGGGCAGCTATCTGCTGGAGGAGCAGAAGATCAACATTGTCGATCTACCCGGGACCTATTCCCTCACCGCTTATTCAGAGGAAGAGGTGGTGGCCCGTGATTTTCTCGTTTTTGAAAAACCGCAGGTCATCGTCAACATCATCGATGCCTCGAATCTCGAAAGAAATCTCTATCTCACCACCCAGTTCTTTGAACTCGGCATTCCGATCATCATCGCCCTGAACATGATTGACGCAGCCCGCGATCGGGGCATTGAGGTGAAAGCCGACCGACTCGCCGAATTTCTCGGCGTCCCGGTGGTGCCGATCATTGCCCGCAGCGGCTACGGCACCAGGACACTGATGGAGGAGACGGTTCGTCTCGCCGCCAGAAAAAAGGAATGGAATCCCAAGCGTATTTCCTATGGCGAGGATCTGGATTCAACCCTGCTTGATCTTGAAGAAAAGATAGGTTCGGCAAATTTCCTCGCCGAGGTCTACCCGACCCGCTGGGTGGCGATTAAGTATCTGGAAAAGGACCAGCAGATTCTGGAGCGGGGCCGAGAGGAGAATCCGGCCCTTTCCTTTGAACTGGAACAGGCGGTCGACTCCGTTTCCCGTCATCTGCGCGAAACCATGGATACCTATCCCGAGGCCATGGTGGCGGACCATCGTTACGGCTATATCAAGGGCATCGTCAAAAAAGGGGTCATTGCCCACAAGTACGACAAGGACAGGCTCTATACATCGGACCGCATCGACAAGGTGCTGACCAACCGGTTTTTGGGGCCGCTTTTTATGGGACTGGTCCTGTTCGGCCTCTACAAATTCACCTTCACCTACAGTGAGCTTCCTGTTGCCTGGTTGGAAATTCTTTTCGGCAAGCTTTCCTCCGCGGTGGAAGGTCTGCTGCCGGACGGCTATCTGAAATCTCTTGTCGTTTCAGGAATTATTGATGGTGTGGGCGGGGTGCTTGGCTTTGTGCCGCTTATCATGTTCATGTTTTTCGGCATCGCCATTCTCGAGGACTCCGGCTACCTGGCCAGGGTGGCCTTCATGCTGGATCGTATCTTTCGCATTTTCGGATTAAACGGCAGTTCGGTGATGGCCTATATCGTTTCCGGGGGTATTGCCGGGGGCTGCGCCGTGCCGGGTGTCATGGCCACCAGAACACTCCGCTCCCCCAAGGAAAGAATGGCAACGCTGCTCACCGCGCCTTTCATGAACTGCGGGGCCAAGCTGCCGGTGTTGGCCCTGTTTATCGGCGCATTTTTTTCGGAAAATCAGGCGCAGTACATGTTCCTCTTTACCATGCTTTCCTGGCTGGTGGCCCTGCTGGTGGCGAAATTTCTGCGTATGACGGTGCTCAGGGGGGAATCCACCCCTTTTGTCCTGGAACTGCCGCCCTATCGTTTTCCCACCCTGCGCGGGCTTTTCATCCACACCTGGGAAAAAACATGGCAGTATATCAAAAAGGCGGGCACCGTTATCCTCGGCTTTTCCATCGTTATCTGGGCCATGATGACCTTTCCCGGCCTGCCGGACAGTGAAAAGGAGCAGTTTGCGCGGCAGCGGCAACAGGTTGAAGCTGCCTTTCCGGCAATGGTGGTGGGCGGGGAAAACGTGACGATTCTGGAAACAGAGCGGGAAGAAAGAAATCGTCAGCTTGTCGCCATTGATCAGGCGGAGGCGAAAAAGAAGCTGCGCTACTCGGCTGCCGGTCGCATCGGCACTGCCCTTGAAAGCATCAGCTCACTCGCCGGCTTTGACTGGCGTACCAATATTGCCTTGATCGGCGGTGTTGCCGCAAAGGAGGTCATCCTGTCCACCCTCGGCACCGCGTATTCCCTGGGTGGGGATAACCAGCAAGATGATTCTCTTGCAGAAACACTTGGCAAGGATCCGGGCTGGAATGCGGTCAAGGCGTTGAGCGTGCTGCTTTTCATTTCCTATTACGCACCCTGTTTTGTCACGGTCATCTGTATCTCCAGGGAGGCGGGCTCCTGGAAATGGGGTGCTTTTTCCATGATTTTCAACACGCTTTTCGCCTTTCTGCTTTCGGTCGTCGTTTACCAGGTGGGCTCTTTTTTCTGCTGA
- a CDS encoding energy-dependent translational throttle protein EttA, with amino-acid sequence MSNEPDKIIYSMIGVSKYYDKKPVLNNINLSYFYGAKIGVLGLNGSGKSSLLRILAGIDRDFEGRTSISPGLTVGLLEQEPALDPDKTVKEVVEEAVQKTVDLLAEFNRINEKFAEPMSDDEMNDLIARQGEVQEKLDALDAWELDSKLEMAMDALRCPPGENKITLLSGGEKRRVALCRLLLQKPDILLLDEPTNHLDAESVAWLEHHLQRYEGTIIAVTHDRYFLDNVAGWILELDRGQGIPWKGNYSSWLEQKSKRLKQEEKQESDRQKTLQRELEWINMSPKGRHAKSKARIKSYEQLLSQESQKRAGELEIYIPPGPRLGNVVIEADKVRKAYDGKLLVDEMSFSLPPGGIVGVIGPNGAGKTTLFRMITGQDQPDSGAIRLGETVKLAYVDQSRDDLDPDKSIWEVISDGRDVITLGNKEVNSRAYVARFNFSGTEQQKKVGQLSGGQRNRVHLARMLKEEANVILLDEPTNDLDVNTLRALEEALENFGGCAVVISHDRWFLDRIATHILAFEGDSKVTYFDGNYSEYEADRKKRLGAAADQPHRIKYRQLTRG; translated from the coding sequence ATGAGCAACGAACCGGATAAAATTATCTACTCCATGATCGGAGTGAGCAAATATTACGACAAGAAGCCTGTTTTAAACAATATCAACCTTTCCTACTTTTACGGGGCAAAAATCGGCGTTCTCGGCCTGAACGGCTCCGGGAAAAGTTCATTGCTCCGTATTCTGGCAGGAATTGACCGGGATTTCGAAGGCAGAACCTCCATCTCCCCCGGGCTCACCGTGGGTCTGCTGGAACAGGAACCGGCGCTCGATCCGGACAAGACGGTCAAAGAGGTTGTGGAAGAGGCGGTGCAAAAGACGGTTGACCTGCTGGCCGAATTCAACCGCATCAATGAAAAATTTGCCGAGCCGATGAGCGATGACGAGATGAACGATCTCATTGCCAGGCAGGGTGAGGTGCAGGAAAAACTTGATGCCCTGGATGCCTGGGAGCTTGACTCAAAACTTGAAATGGCCATGGACGCTCTGCGCTGCCCGCCGGGGGAAAACAAGATCACCCTCCTTTCCGGCGGTGAAAAGCGACGGGTAGCGCTTTGTCGGCTGCTGCTGCAGAAACCGGACATCCTGCTGCTTGACGAACCCACCAACCACCTTGACGCCGAATCCGTTGCCTGGCTTGAGCACCATCTCCAACGCTATGAGGGAACAATCATCGCCGTTACCCATGACCGCTATTTTCTCGACAACGTGGCCGGCTGGATCCTTGAGCTTGACAGGGGTCAGGGTATTCCCTGGAAGGGCAATTATTCCTCCTGGCTTGAGCAGAAGTCCAAACGGCTGAAGCAGGAGGAAAAGCAGGAAAGCGACCGCCAGAAAACCCTGCAGCGCGAGCTTGAATGGATCAACATGAGTCCCAAGGGGAGACACGCCAAATCCAAGGCGAGAATCAAATCCTATGAGCAGTTGCTGAGCCAGGAGAGCCAGAAGCGGGCCGGGGAGCTGGAAATCTACATTCCGCCGGGCCCCCGGCTGGGTAATGTGGTCATCGAAGCGGACAAGGTTCGCAAGGCTTACGACGGCAAGCTGCTGGTGGATGAGATGAGCTTTTCCCTGCCCCCCGGCGGTATCGTCGGCGTCATCGGGCCCAACGGGGCGGGCAAAACCACTTTGTTTCGGATGATCACCGGCCAGGACCAGCCCGACTCCGGCGCCATCCGGCTGGGCGAGACGGTGAAGCTTGCCTATGTGGATCAGAGCCGCGATGACCTTGACCCGGACAAGAGCATCTGGGAAGTCATTTCCGACGGCCGAGATGTTATCACCCTGGGTAACAAGGAGGTCAACTCCAGGGCCTATGTGGCCCGCTTCAATTTTTCCGGCACCGAACAGCAGAAAAAAGTGGGCCAACTGTCAGGCGGCCAGCGCAACCGGGTGCATCTGGCCAGGATGCTGAAAGAAGAGGCCAATGTCATCCTGCTCGACGAGCCGACCAATGATCTTGACGTCAACACCCTGCGCGCCCTTGAAGAGGCGCTGGAGAATTTCGGCGGCTGCGCCGTGGTAATCAGCCATGATCGGTGGTTTCTGGACCGCATTGCCACCCATATCCTCGCCTTTGAGGGAGACAGCAAGGTGACCTATTTTGACGGCAACTACTCCGAATACGAAGCGGACCGCAAAAAACGGCTCGGTGCCGCGGCCGATCAGCCCCATCGCATCAAATACAGACAGCTGACCCGAGGGTAA
- a CDS encoding iron transporter FeoA encodes MSRMMLRNMKRNQKGVITAVKQGGELGRRIRDMGLVPGTEIIVQGRAPLYDPVALRVLGSVLTLRNNEADFIEVELLP; translated from the coding sequence ATGTCTCGGATGATGTTGCGGAATATGAAGCGAAACCAGAAAGGCGTTATTACCGCGGTCAAGCAGGGCGGTGAGCTTGGCCGGCGGATTCGTGATATGGGGCTGGTGCCGGGAACGGAAATCATCGTGCAGGGCAGGGCGCCTCTTTATGACCCGGTTGCCCTGCGGGTGCTGGGCAGTGTGCTGACCCTGCGCAACAACGAGGCGGACTTCATCGAGGTGGAACTGTTGCCGTAA
- a CDS encoding cytochrome C biogenesis protein encodes METLLPILHYSRLGHLLLLALFVLSCITGLVGAVNLCLPRSFLPRAGIMLLGVIVLLFVAGFFWTGWFHYQVFHNLPLALPGFVAEMLNQQLVVMNKGAEYGLPFYNQQAPPRYVLPLWLENEKYYFWFMCYAVMTLVAHVRLNHHRLRGALSLLLGLQVAILFLRVDPFLDPLPKFFNEISPWFAGSSWDGQRFGLFMKLYPKMVFYYNAPYMWFHPPLLFLSYACITVTFVTSVFMLKERDPAIEKLGYDCAKLGYFLLTLGMLLGYPWALQAWGPNWWWDPKICSSIMMWAIYSTYLHTRLYVNRPSMWYFSSLLGILCFLAMIFTFLSSFFFPGEHSFVS; translated from the coding sequence ATGGAAACCCTGCTGCCGATTCTTCATTATAGCCGGCTCGGTCACCTGCTTCTTCTTGCCCTGTTCGTGCTTTCCTGCATAACCGGTCTTGTCGGAGCGGTGAACCTCTGCCTGCCCCGCTCCTTTCTCCCCCGTGCCGGCATCATGCTGCTTGGCGTCATTGTCCTGCTTTTTGTTGCCGGATTTTTCTGGACCGGCTGGTTTCATTATCAGGTTTTTCACAATCTGCCCTTGGCGTTGCCGGGCTTTGTTGCCGAGATGTTGAACCAACAGCTTGTTGTCATGAATAAAGGAGCGGAATATGGGTTGCCTTTTTATAATCAGCAGGCGCCGCCCCGTTATGTGCTGCCCCTCTGGCTCGAGAATGAAAAATATTACTTCTGGTTCATGTGTTACGCCGTCATGACCCTGGTTGCCCATGTGCGTCTCAACCATCATCGGCTGCGGGGTGCGCTCTCGCTGTTGTTGGGGCTGCAGGTGGCGATTCTTTTTCTGCGGGTTGATCCTTTTCTAGATCCTCTGCCGAAATTTTTCAATGAAATCAGTCCCTGGTTTGCCGGCAGCAGCTGGGATGGGCAGCGCTTCGGGCTTTTCATGAAGCTTTACCCGAAAATGGTGTTTTACTACAACGCCCCCTACATGTGGTTTCATCCGCCCCTGCTCTTTCTTTCCTATGCCTGCATCACCGTTACCTTTGTTACGTCTGTTTTTATGCTGAAGGAGCGTGATCCGGCCATTGAAAAGTTGGGTTATGACTGCGCCAAACTGGGCTATTTTCTCCTGACCCTGGGCATGCTGCTTGGCTATCCATGGGCCTTGCAGGCCTGGGGGCCGAACTGGTGGTGGGACCCGAAGATCTGCAGCTCCATCATGATGTGGGCGATTTACAGCACCTATCTTCATACGCGGCTTTATGTCAACCGACCGTCCATGTGGTATTTTTCGTCGCTGCTCGGTATTCTCTGTTTTTTGGCCATGATTTTTACCTTTCTCAGCTCGTTCTTCTTTCCGGGCGAGCACAGTTTTGTTTCCTGA
- a CDS encoding tryptophan--tRNA ligase: MKILSGIQPSGKLHIGNYFGMMKPMINNMDRGELYAFIVNLHALTTVHDSKAIVRDTLEAAADFLALGLDPDRCIFWVQSDVPEVTELTWILSTLTPIGLLERCHSYKDKVAKGIVPSHGLFSYPVLMAADILLYQADLVPVGKDQKQHLEVARDIAIKFNNTFGETFAVPEPAIDDNMATVPGLDGQKMSKSYGNTIGIFLDAKALKKSVMAIVTDAAPVEAPKDPDKCNLFNIFKLFAPVDRLREVHDLYVNGGAAYGYLKLELVDILWEYFRPARGKREKLVADPGYLRSLLAKGAEKAREKASPTLELVRERVGLKY, from the coding sequence ATGAAAATTCTTTCCGGTATCCAGCCTTCTGGAAAACTGCATATAGGGAATTACTTCGGCATGATGAAACCCATGATCAACAACATGGATCGGGGAGAGCTCTATGCCTTTATTGTTAATCTGCATGCCCTGACCACGGTCCATGACAGCAAGGCCATTGTCCGGGATACCCTGGAAGCGGCCGCCGATTTTCTGGCACTGGGACTTGATCCGGACCGATGTATTTTCTGGGTTCAGTCGGATGTGCCGGAGGTGACCGAATTGACCTGGATTCTCTCCACCTTGACGCCCATTGGTTTGCTGGAGCGCTGTCATTCGTACAAGGATAAGGTGGCCAAAGGGATTGTCCCAAGCCACGGACTTTTTTCCTACCCGGTGCTCATGGCGGCGGACATCCTGCTGTATCAGGCCGATCTGGTGCCGGTGGGCAAGGATCAGAAGCAGCATCTTGAGGTTGCCCGTGATATCGCCATCAAGTTCAATAACACCTTCGGCGAGACCTTTGCCGTTCCCGAACCGGCAATCGATGACAATATGGCGACGGTGCCCGGCCTGGACGGTCAGAAGATGTCCAAGTCATACGGCAACACCATCGGTATTTTCCTTGATGCCAAGGCCTTGAAGAAAAGCGTCATGGCCATTGTCACCGATGCCGCGCCGGTGGAGGCGCCGAAGGACCCAGACAAGTGTAATTTGTTTAATATTTTCAAGCTTTTTGCTCCTGTCGATCGCCTGCGGGAGGTGCATGACCTTTATGTCAATGGCGGAGCGGCGTATGGCTATCTGAAGCTTGAACTGGTGGACATACTCTGGGAGTACTTTCGTCCTGCCCGGGGAAAAAGAGAAAAGCTTGTTGCCGATCCCGGGTATCTTCGGTCTCTGCTGGCCAAGGGTGCGGAGAAAGCACGGGAAAAGGCATCTCCCACGCTTGAGCTTGTTCGAGAAAGAGTCGGTCTCAAATATTGA
- a CDS encoding ATP-dependent chaperone ClpB, which translates to MQFDKFTVKSQEALQAAQNLASQKGHQEMVPEHLLAVLLRQPEGVIVPVLQKIGANPAQLAAEVDKVLEKLPQVSGAGFGQVYASQRMRLLLDQSFKEASAMHDEYVSQEHLFLCIISESGAKGAEVLKANGVGKQSFLKALAEIRGSQRVTDPNPEEKYQALEKYAKNLTDLAKRGKLDPVIGRDDEVRRVVQVLSRRTKNNPVLIGEPGVGKTAIVEGLAQRIVSGDIPETLRNKQVLSLDMGALVAGAKYRGEFEDRLKAVLKEVEKRQGEIILFIDEIHTLVGAGAAEGAMDASNMLKPALARGELHCVGATTLNEYRRIEKDPALERRFQQVLVQEPSVEDSIAILRGIKEKYEVHHGVRIKDTATVAAVTLSKRYISDRFLPDKAIDLIDEAASRLRIEIDSMPTEIDEVERHRIKLEIEREALKKEKDAASGELLQKIEAKLADLNEKLRSMKGHWGLEKEIIQKIRQVKAGIDEARVEEQQAERQGDLSRVAEIRYGRIRELERRLEEENAHLAEIQKDRKMLKEEVSEEDIAAVVAKWTGIPVDKLLEGEKEKLVHADEELAKRVVGQREAISAIANAIRRARAGLQDPNRPLGSFIFLGPTGVGKTELARTLAGFLFDSEQAMIRLDMSEFMEKHSVARLIGAPPGYVGYEEGGYLTEAVRRRPYSVILFDEIEKAHPDVFNVLLQILDDGRMTDGQGRTVDFKNTILIMTSNLGSQLIMELGEARRDEMKMQIDEILHRQFKPEFLNRIDEIITFHGLSKEDLAQIVDIQVALLRKRLEEQKFTIELTEAARQFIINVGYNPAYGARPLKRAMQRYIQDGLAMEILEGKLKEGDHILVDVMSGQEKLSFRKK; encoded by the coding sequence ATGCAGTTTGATAAATTTACCGTAAAATCCCAGGAAGCCCTGCAGGCCGCCCAAAATCTGGCGAGTCAGAAAGGGCATCAGGAGATGGTGCCCGAGCACCTGCTCGCTGTTCTGTTGCGGCAGCCGGAAGGGGTGATTGTGCCGGTATTGCAGAAGATCGGCGCAAATCCCGCCCAGCTTGCCGCCGAGGTGGACAAGGTGCTGGAGAAACTGCCGCAGGTAAGCGGGGCTGGTTTCGGTCAGGTCTATGCCTCCCAGCGGATGCGTCTGCTGCTTGATCAGTCCTTTAAGGAAGCCTCGGCGATGCATGATGAGTACGTCAGCCAGGAACATCTCTTCCTCTGCATCATCAGCGAAAGCGGAGCAAAGGGTGCGGAGGTGCTGAAGGCGAATGGTGTCGGCAAGCAGAGCTTTTTGAAGGCCCTGGCGGAGATTCGCGGCAGCCAGCGGGTGACCGACCCCAATCCCGAGGAAAAATATCAGGCCCTGGAAAAGTATGCGAAGAATCTCACCGATCTGGCCAAGCGGGGCAAGCTTGATCCGGTCATCGGCCGGGATGACGAGGTGCGCCGGGTGGTGCAGGTGCTGAGCCGCCGCACCAAAAACAACCCGGTGCTCATCGGCGAGCCCGGGGTGGGCAAGACTGCCATTGTCGAGGGCTTGGCCCAGCGCATCGTCAGCGGCGACATCCCGGAAACACTCCGCAATAAACAGGTCCTGTCCTTGGATATGGGAGCGCTGGTGGCCGGCGCCAAGTACCGGGGTGAATTTGAGGATCGTTTAAAGGCGGTGCTGAAAGAGGTGGAAAAACGGCAGGGCGAGATCATCCTCTTTATTGACGAGATCCACACCCTGGTGGGAGCTGGCGCGGCGGAAGGGGCAATGGACGCCTCGAACATGCTTAAACCGGCCCTGGCCCGGGGTGAGCTGCATTGTGTCGGGGCCACCACCTTGAACGAGTATCGCCGCATTGAAAAGGATCCTGCCCTGGAGCGCCGTTTTCAACAGGTTCTGGTGCAGGAACCGTCGGTGGAGGATTCCATCGCCATTCTGCGGGGCATCAAGGAAAAATATGAGGTGCATCACGGGGTACGGATCAAGGATACCGCAACCGTTGCCGCGGTGACCCTTTCCAAACGCTATATTTCCGATCGTTTTCTGCCGGACAAGGCCATTGATCTTATTGATGAGGCGGCTTCCCGGCTGCGCATTGAGATCGACAGCATGCCCACCGAGATCGACGAGGTGGAGCGGCACCGGATCAAGCTTGAAATCGAGCGGGAGGCGTTGAAAAAGGAAAAGGATGCGGCATCCGGCGAACTGTTGCAAAAGATTGAGGCAAAGCTTGCTGATCTCAATGAGAAGTTGCGCAGCATGAAAGGCCACTGGGGGCTGGAAAAGGAAATTATCCAAAAGATCCGCCAGGTCAAGGCGGGAATCGATGAGGCCCGGGTGGAGGAACAGCAGGCGGAGCGTCAAGGCGATCTCAGCCGGGTGGCGGAAATTCGCTACGGACGCATCAGGGAACTGGAAAGGCGGCTTGAGGAGGAAAACGCGCATCTGGCCGAGATTCAGAAAGATCGAAAAATGCTGAAAGAAGAAGTCTCGGAGGAGGACATTGCCGCGGTGGTCGCGAAATGGACCGGCATTCCGGTGGACAAGCTGTTGGAGGGTGAGAAGGAAAAACTGGTGCATGCCGATGAAGAGCTGGCCAAGCGGGTGGTGGGGCAGCGTGAGGCCATCAGCGCCATCGCCAATGCCATCAGGCGCGCCCGGGCCGGTCTGCAGGATCCGAACCGGCCCTTGGGCTCGTTTATCTTCCTTGGTCCAACCGGGGTGGGCAAGACCGAACTGGCCCGTACTCTGGCGGGATTTCTCTTTGACAGCGAACAGGCCATGATCCGTCTCGATATGTCCGAGTTCATGGAAAAACATTCGGTGGCCCGTCTGATCGGCGCCCCTCCCGGCTATGTCGGTTACGAGGAAGGCGGTTATCTGACCGAGGCGGTGCGGCGCCGGCCTTATTCGGTCATCCTTTTTGACGAGATTGAAAAGGCGCATCCCGATGTCTTTAACGTCCTGCTGCAGATATTGGACGACGGGCGTATGACCGACGGTCAGGGCAGGACGGTGGATTTCAAGAATACCATTCTCATCATGACCTCAAACCTCGGCAGTCAGCTCATCATGGAGCTTGGTGAAGCGAGAAGGGATGAAATGAAAATGCAGATTGATGAAATTCTTCACAGGCAGTTCAAACCGGAATTTCTCAACCGCATTGATGAGATCATCACCTTTCACGGTTTGTCCAAGGAGGATCTGGCCCAGATTGTTGATATTCAGGTTGCCCTGCTGCGAAAGCGTCTGGAGGAACAGAAATTCACCATTGAGCTGACTGAGGCTGCCCGTCAATTCATCATCAACGTGGGGTATAATCCGGCTTACGGCGCAAGGCCCCTGAAACGGGCGATGCAGCGATATATCCAGGACGGACTGGCCATGGAGATTCTGGAGGGCAAGCTCAAGGAAGGTGACCACATTCTGGTTGATGTGATGAGCGGGCAGGAGAAATTGTCCTTCCGGAAGAAGTGA